One segment of Sporanaerobacter acetigenes DSM 13106 DNA contains the following:
- a CDS encoding TrkH family potassium uptake protein: protein MSFLKRRLVELELNPPRVLAMGFGGLILIGAILLNLPVASKTGESIGFLNALFTSASAVCVTGLVVVNTGEFWSLFGQIVIIILIQMGGLGFMTMATLVALILGKKITLKERLIIKEQLNQETMSGLVKLTKYVILATFSIEGIGAILLSTRFIPAYGFAKGVWFSIFHSISAFCNAGFDIIGSSMVPFVGDIVVILTISFLIIIGGLGFSVYIDISKNKKLVRLSLHSKLVLAITLILIVTGMILFYLIEWDNPATLYPLNVKDRILASFFQSVVPRTAGFNSVDISKLEDTSVFIIIILMFIGGSPGSTAGGIKTTTFGAIILTTLTVIKGNKDVVAYKKRIPQEIIYRSLAIASVGVFLVTVVSLILTLSEDATFLDLLFETTSAFGTVGLTRGVTPNLSNFGKVLIILTMYSGRVGPLTMAFAFAKRQKNNSSSYRYSEGNILVG from the coding sequence ATGAGTTTTTTAAAAAGAAGATTGGTTGAATTGGAACTTAATCCCCCAAGAGTATTAGCTATGGGATTTGGCGGACTTATATTAATAGGTGCAATTCTTTTAAATTTACCAGTAGCTTCAAAAACTGGTGAAAGCATTGGATTTTTAAATGCTCTGTTTACCTCTGCATCTGCTGTTTGTGTGACAGGACTTGTAGTGGTGAATACAGGAGAATTTTGGTCACTTTTTGGACAAATAGTAATTATAATTCTTATTCAAATGGGTGGACTTGGATTTATGACTATGGCTACATTGGTAGCACTGATATTGGGGAAAAAGATAACTTTAAAAGAAAGATTAATTATAAAGGAACAGCTCAATCAAGAAACCATGTCAGGATTAGTTAAATTAACTAAATATGTTATTCTAGCTACGTTCTCTATAGAAGGCATAGGAGCTATTTTGTTGTCTACCAGGTTTATACCTGCATATGGTTTTGCTAAGGGAGTATGGTTTTCTATATTTCATTCTATTTCTGCTTTTTGTAATGCTGGTTTTGATATCATTGGAAGTAGTATGGTACCTTTTGTAGGTGATATAGTAGTTATCTTAACAATTAGTTTTTTAATAATAATAGGTGGATTAGGTTTCTCTGTATATATAGATATTTCTAAAAATAAGAAACTAGTTAGATTATCACTACATTCAAAACTTGTTTTGGCTATTACTCTTATATTAATTGTGACTGGAATGATATTATTTTATTTGATTGAATGGGATAATCCAGCTACATTGTATCCGTTAAATGTAAAGGATAGAATTTTGGCTTCGTTCTTTCAATCAGTAGTTCCAAGAACTGCAGGTTTTAATTCTGTGGATATATCTAAACTTGAGGATACTAGTGTATTTATTATAATAATATTGATGTTTATAGGTGGTTCCCCCGGTTCTACAGCTGGAGGTATAAAGACAACAACATTTGGTGCTATAATACTCACAACTCTTACAGTTATCAAGGGAAATAAAGATGTAGTAGCATATAAAAAGAGAATTCCTCAAGAGATAATATATAGATCTTTAGCTATTGCAAGTGTGGGAGTATTTTTAGTCACTGTAGTATCTTTGATATTGACTTTATCAGAAGATGCTACTTTTCTAGATTTGTTATTTGAGACTACTTCTGCTTTTGGAACAGTTGGTTTGACTAGAGGAGTGACGCCAAATTTAAGCAATTTTGGAAAGGTTTTAATAATTTTAACTATGTATTCTGGTAGAGTAGGGCCTTTGACAATGGCTTTTGCTTTTGCAAAGAGACAAAAAAATAATTCGAGCAGTTATAGATATTCTGAAGGAAATATATTGGTGGGATAG
- a CDS encoding potassium channel family protein — translation MKQFAVIGCGRFGSSVAKTLYNLGNEVLAIDKDEEIVQEISEHVTHAVQADVMDENVLKELGIRNFDVVIISIGSDLEASILATLIAKELGVKWVIAKAQSELHGKVLSKIGADKIIFPERDMGVRVAHNLVSTNVLDFIELSPDYSIVEITAISEWENKSLRELKLPTKFGINVMAIKREKCINVSPYADDVILHGDILIVIGNTEDIKKIEKNAGD, via the coding sequence ATGAAACAATTTGCGGTTATAGGATGCGGAAGGTTTGGGTCTAGTGTAGCAAAGACATTGTATAATTTAGGAAATGAAGTATTGGCTATAGATAAAGATGAAGAAATAGTTCAAGAGATATCTGAACATGTAACCCATGCAGTACAAGCTGATGTCATGGATGAAAATGTATTAAAAGAATTGGGAATTAGAAATTTTGATGTAGTAATTATAAGTATTGGATCTGATTTAGAGGCTTCTATCTTAGCTACTTTGATTGCTAAAGAGTTGGGAGTTAAATGGGTTATAGCTAAAGCCCAAAGCGAATTGCATGGAAAAGTGTTATCCAAAATAGGCGCTGATAAGATTATTTTTCCAGAGAGGGATATGGGTGTGAGAGTTGCGCACAATTTGGTTTCTACGAACGTACTAGATTTTATAGAATTGTCTCCTGATTATAGCATTGTTGAAATAACGGCTATTTCTGAATGGGAAAATAAATCACTTAGGGAATTAAAGCTCCCTACGAAATTTGGAATAAATGTAATGGCTATAAAGAGAGAAAAATGTATCAATGTTTCTCCTTATGCTGATGATGTTATTTTACATGGAGATATACTTATAGTAATTGGAAACACCGAAGATATAAAGAAAATAGAGAAAAATGCAGGTGATTAA
- the rlmB gene encoding 23S rRNA (guanosine(2251)-2'-O)-methyltransferase RlmB, translating to MQVINGMKDITSSSNPIIKEVKGLYKKKERWNKNLFIIEGVKIVEECIRWGKTPKYILFSEELFSVNGGEELFSILKNNHNLIKVPNSLFRELADTEKPQGILAVVDFNISKMDEVVKEKKNFIIILDELQDPGNVGTIIRSADAFGVSGIIVTENCVDVYNPKVVRATMGSLFHIPITYIKDKKEVINYLKDRQIRIYTTSLQGETYIYDADFKENFAFIIGNESKGVTEEMIKFADLLIKIPMEGNAESLNAAIASSIIMYEVARQRFNIS from the coding sequence ATGCAGGTGATTAATGGAATGAAAGATATAACCAGTTCTTCAAACCCAATCATAAAAGAGGTAAAAGGATTATATAAAAAAAAGGAAAGATGGAATAAAAATTTGTTTATCATAGAAGGAGTAAAAATAGTAGAAGAGTGCATAAGATGGGGGAAAACTCCAAAGTATATACTCTTTTCAGAAGAACTCTTTTCTGTGAATGGAGGCGAAGAACTCTTTTCTATCTTAAAAAATAATCACAATTTGATTAAAGTACCCAATAGTTTATTTAGAGAATTGGCAGATACTGAAAAGCCTCAAGGTATATTGGCGGTTGTTGATTTTAATATTTCAAAAATGGATGAAGTAGTTAAAGAAAAGAAAAACTTTATCATTATTTTAGACGAACTCCAAGATCCAGGAAATGTTGGAACAATAATAAGGTCAGCAGATGCTTTTGGTGTTAGTGGTATAATAGTGACAGAAAATTGTGTAGATGTATATAATCCCAAAGTAGTTCGTGCTACTATGGGCTCATTATTTCATATACCAATTACATATATAAAAGATAAAAAAGAAGTCATAAATTATTTGAAAGATAGGCAAATTAGGATATATACTACTTCTTTGCAAGGTGAAACCTATATTTATGATGCGGATTTTAAAGAGAATTTTGCATTTATAATAGGCAATGAGTCTAAGGGTGTTACAGAAGAAATGATAAAGTTTGCAGATCTACTTATAAAAATACCGATGGAAGGTAATGCTGAATCATTAAATGCAGCTATTGCCTCTTCTATTATTATGTATGAAGTAGCAAGGCAAAGGTTCAATATTTCTTGA
- the infC gene encoding translation initiation factor IF-3, whose product MLFIKFRRWRNIKELQINEEIRDKEVRLIDVDGSQLGVVSSKKALDTADERKLDLVKVAPNAKPPVCRIMDYGKYKYELAKKEKEAKKNQKVINVKEVRLTPSIESHDLNVKAKRAIEFLQSGDKVKVSVRFRGRELGHTDIGREVLLEFADIASEVGVIEKEPKLEGKNMVMYLVPKAE is encoded by the coding sequence ATTTTATTTATTAAATTTAGGAGGTGGCGTAATATTAAAGAGCTTCAGATCAATGAAGAGATAAGAGATAAGGAAGTGAGACTTATTGATGTAGATGGGTCTCAATTAGGGGTTGTTTCAAGTAAGAAAGCTTTAGATACTGCTGATGAAAGAAAGTTAGACTTAGTAAAGGTAGCTCCTAATGCAAAACCACCAGTATGCAGAATAATGGATTATGGCAAGTACAAATATGAGTTAGCTAAAAAAGAAAAAGAAGCTAAGAAAAATCAAAAGGTTATAAATGTCAAAGAAGTGAGACTTACACCAAGCATTGAAAGTCATGATTTAAATGTAAAAGCTAAGAGGGCCATTGAATTTTTGCAATCTGGAGATAAGGTAAAGGTTAGTGTGAGATTTAGAGGTAGAGAATTGGGTCATACTGACATAGGTAGAGAAGTCTTGCTAGAATTTGCAGATATAGCTTCAGAAGTTGGGGTCATAGAAAAAGAACCTAAACTAGAAGGTAAAAATATGGTCATGTATTTAGTGCCAAAAGCAGAATAG
- the rpmI gene encoding 50S ribosomal protein L35, with protein sequence MPKMKTHRGAAKRFKKTGTGQLKRYKAYKSHKTGKKSPKRVRNLRKGTLVSDADLKRMKKVLPY encoded by the coding sequence ATGCCAAAAATGAAAACTCATAGAGGTGCAGCGAAAAGATTTAAAAAGACTGGAACAGGTCAATTAAAGAGATATAAAGCTTATAAAAGTCATAAAACTGGCAAAAAATCACCAAAAAGAGTTAGAAACTTAAGAAAAGGTACATTGGTTAGCGATGCTGACTTAAAGAGAATGAAAAAAGTATTACCTTACTAG
- the rplT gene encoding 50S ribosomal protein L20, with amino-acid sequence MARVKGGVNAKKKHKKVLKQAKGYYGAKSKLYRPANQAVMKSLDYAYVGRKLRKRDFRKMWIARINAAARLNGMSYSTFINGLKKANIDINRKMLSEMAINDPEGFSKLVEIAKGK; translated from the coding sequence ATGGCAAGAGTAAAAGGTGGAGTTAATGCTAAAAAGAAACATAAAAAAGTACTAAAACAAGCAAAAGGTTATTATGGAGCAAAAAGTAAATTATATAGACCAGCCAATCAAGCAGTTATGAAATCTCTAGATTATGCTTATGTTGGTAGAAAGTTGAGAAAAAGAGATTTTAGAAAAATGTGGATAGCAAGAATCAATGCTGCTGCAAGATTGAATGGTATGAGTTATAGTACATTTATAAATGGTTTAAAGAAAGCAAATATAGATATCAACAGAAAAATGTTATCTGAAATGGCAATAAACGACCCAGAAGGTTTCTCTAAATTAGTAGAAATTGCAAAAGGCAAGTAA